In Ostrea edulis chromosome 4, xbOstEdul1.1, whole genome shotgun sequence, a single window of DNA contains:
- the LOC125668062 gene encoding beta-1,3-galactosyltransferase 5-like — translation MIYWKTRTKLGACLQYGLLVAVIVNFILFAIFTLTHRYFKTHAVVIINPFLGTNISLIHIENFGLSQIMNEKPLRDSARTGTSGTRLHSTALMDPYAYKRSTPVIVTRNLTCNGCFKYNYDYVIENTNICNNTTELVFLIASATEGFNKRNALRNTWLNLTSAYTGAVRHVFLVGSSSKGSVNDMIVDENERNRDIIQGSFLDTYGNLTLKTRMGLRWVVEACSSTKYVMKTDDDMWVNVANVLSTMLPKYGRFFDTRVGGFCMRKETPHRDPNSKYYIPESLFNRDVFPPFCSGTGYVAASTLVKKIHEIADNVPYFPLEDVYIGLCLEQLNLNVTNIDWFYNYNPLFKRPCWYRGPYVFTVHGLAPERLLEIWNARC, via the coding sequence ATGATCTATTGGAAAACGAGGACCAAACTTGGAGCATGCTTGCAATATGGACTTTTAGTCGCCGTGATCGTAAACTTCATTTTATTCGCAATATTTACCCTTACGCACAGGTATTTCAAGACCCACGCTGTTGTCATTATAAACCCTTTCCTAGGAACCAATATATCTCTAATTCATATTGAGAATTTCGGACTAAGCCAAATTATGAATGAGAAGCCATTGCGTGACAGTGCAAGGACTGGGACATCGGGGACAAGGCTGCACTCTACTGCTCTGATGGACCCGTACGCCTACAAGCGGAGTACGCCCGTGATTGTAACAAGGAACCTTACATGCAACGGCTGTTTCAAGTACAATTATGACTATGTAATCGAAAATACtaatatatgtaacaatacAACTGAATTGGTATTTCTCATAGCATCCGCAACCGAAGGGTTTAACAAGCGTAATGCACTGCGCAACACGTGGTTAAATCTAACCAGCGCTTACACCGGTGCCGTTCGACATGTTTTCTTGGTAGGTTCGTCTTCCAAGGGTTCAGTCAACGATATGATCGTAGATGAAAACGAACGAAATCGTGACATCATTCAAGGAAGTTTCTTGGACACTTATGGGAATCTTACGTTGAAAACCAGGATGGGACTGAGATGGGTTGTTGAAGCCTGCTCATCTACCAAATACGTCATGAAAACGGATGATGACATGTGGGTCAATGTCGCAAACGTTTTGTCAACGATGTTGCCTAAGTATGGGAGATTCTTCGATACGCGCGTTGGGGGTTTCTGTATGCGAAAAGAAACTCCCCACAGAGATCCAAACTCCAAATATTACATACCGGAGAGTCTATTTAACAGGGACGTTTTCCCGCCATTTTGCAGCGGAACAGGGTACGTGGCAGCGTCTACATTGGTGAAAAAGATTCACGAAATTGCCGATAATGTTCCGTATTTTCCATTAGAGGATGTGTATATTGGATTATGTTTAGAACAGCTAAACTTGAATGTCACGAATATAGATTGGTTTTATAACTACAACCCATTATTCAAGCGTCCTTGCTGGTACAGGGGACCCTACGTGTTCACAGTGCATGGACTGGCCCCGGAACGACTCTTGGAGATTTGGAACGCCCGCTGTTAA